A single Nocardioides bizhenqiangii DNA region contains:
- a CDS encoding ROK family transcriptional regulator, with protein MPSAPGDSAPGSPASLRTANQQRVLDVLRTAAPGTHDPDAGGRPAAFTQAELARETGLARATISNIVRELSAAGLVDSEAGSGRRGSAVSISPAAGVVAGVDFGHSHLAVAIGDLTGHVLAEERRNLATALEHEEALELAAELIDSMRPTGSALRHIGMGLPAPVTDDVIRTPAIFPGWRDVDAASAAAEVLGAPVDVENDANLGALAEHRCGVGRGQDSSVFVKISSGVGAGIIINNKLFHGSGGTAGEIGHLTLDEQGPMCRCGSRGCLEAYTSVGAVTAMIASQYPHASLDDIVRAADDGDVSTRRALEDAGLHLGWGLATIVNLLNPSVIVVGGDMARAGELLLEPARIGLRRHALDAVAQTPVLASALGERASLVGAVLLAAERTELLVA; from the coding sequence GCCAACCAGCAGCGGGTGCTCGACGTCCTCCGGACGGCCGCCCCCGGCACCCACGATCCCGACGCGGGGGGACGGCCGGCGGCGTTCACCCAGGCCGAGCTGGCACGCGAGACCGGCCTCGCGCGCGCCACCATCTCCAACATCGTCCGCGAGCTCAGCGCCGCCGGGCTGGTCGACAGCGAGGCCGGGAGCGGGCGCCGCGGATCCGCGGTCAGCATCTCGCCCGCGGCCGGGGTCGTCGCCGGCGTCGACTTCGGCCACAGCCACCTCGCCGTCGCCATCGGCGACCTGACCGGCCACGTCCTCGCCGAGGAGCGTCGCAACCTGGCCACGGCACTCGAGCACGAGGAGGCGCTGGAGCTCGCCGCCGAGCTCATCGACAGCATGCGGCCCACCGGCAGCGCCCTGCGGCACATCGGCATGGGCCTTCCGGCCCCGGTGACGGACGACGTGATCCGCACGCCCGCGATCTTCCCGGGCTGGCGCGACGTCGACGCCGCCAGCGCCGCCGCCGAGGTCCTCGGCGCCCCAGTCGACGTCGAGAACGACGCCAACCTCGGCGCGCTCGCCGAGCACCGCTGCGGCGTCGGCCGCGGCCAGGACAGCTCGGTGTTCGTCAAGATCTCCTCCGGCGTCGGCGCCGGCATCATCATCAACAACAAGCTGTTCCACGGCTCGGGCGGCACCGCCGGCGAGATCGGCCACCTCACCCTCGACGAGCAGGGACCCATGTGCCGGTGCGGCAGCCGCGGCTGTCTCGAGGCCTACACGTCGGTCGGAGCGGTGACCGCGATGATCGCGAGCCAGTACCCGCACGCCAGCCTCGACGACATCGTCCGGGCCGCGGACGACGGCGACGTCTCCACCCGGCGGGCGCTCGAGGACGCCGGGCTCCACCTGGGCTGGGGCCTTGCCACGATCGTCAACCTGCTGAACCCGTCGGTGATCGTGGTCGGCGGTGACATGGCGCGGGCGGGTGAGCTGCTGCTCGAGCCGGCCCGGATCGGCCTTCGCCGCCATGCCCTCGACGCGGTCGCACAGACGCCGGTGCTCGCGAGCGCGCTCGGCGAACGGGCCAGCCTCGTGGGCGCCGTGCTCCTGGCCGCGGAGCGCACCGAGCTCCTCGTCGCCTGA
- a CDS encoding DUF4126 domain-containing protein, whose product MESLALTFSSGWASGVNAYLVVLVLGIADRVSDFAQIPDELGSWEVLTVAALMYAFEFVADKVPYVDSAWDVISTVIRPLVGGTIGVLLAGDSTEISGLLGGSVGGASALASHAVKAGSRLAVNTSPEPASNIALSIGEDVVVLALVWFAIEHPYIAAAIAGVLLLVGLVVLYFAIRLIRSGWRRFKAWRQRRRARERPRSAAG is encoded by the coding sequence GTGGAGTCCCTTGCCCTGACCTTCTCGAGCGGGTGGGCCAGCGGCGTCAACGCCTACCTGGTCGTGCTCGTGCTCGGCATCGCCGACCGGGTCTCCGACTTCGCGCAGATCCCCGACGAGCTCGGGTCGTGGGAGGTGCTCACGGTCGCCGCCCTGATGTACGCATTCGAGTTCGTCGCCGACAAGGTGCCGTACGTCGACTCCGCGTGGGACGTGATCTCCACGGTGATCCGACCCCTGGTCGGCGGGACGATCGGCGTCCTGCTTGCCGGCGACTCGACCGAGATCAGCGGTCTGCTCGGAGGATCCGTGGGCGGAGCCAGCGCGCTCGCGTCACACGCGGTGAAGGCGGGCAGCCGGCTCGCGGTCAACACCAGTCCCGAGCCGGCCAGCAACATCGCACTCAGCATCGGGGAGGACGTCGTCGTGCTCGCCCTCGTGTGGTTCGCGATCGAGCACCCCTACATCGCCGCGGCCATCGCGGGCGTGCTGCTGCTGGTCGGTCTCGTCGTCCTGTACTTCGCGATCCGGCTGATCCGCAGCGGGTGGCGCCGGTTCAAGGCGTGGCGTCAGCGCCGCAGGGCGCGCGAGCGACCCAGGTCCGCCGCTGGTTGA
- a CDS encoding DUF5709 domain-containing protein, translating to MTSDDVTPDPQPETESYGEYSVDDEDQLQPQDTLADPDVDDALDRGYSPPEKYSAAQGFGNTPAEEAQGETLEMRIAQEEPEPDPYLEAEERSDALAGDEDDDHEVGDDRAGRLVAPDEGAHEDTEAGLVGTDVGIDGAAASAEEAAVHVIPDDEV from the coding sequence ATGACCAGCGACGACGTGACCCCCGACCCGCAACCCGAGACCGAGAGCTACGGCGAGTACAGCGTCGACGACGAGGACCAGCTGCAGCCTCAGGACACCCTCGCCGACCCCGACGTCGACGACGCCCTGGATCGCGGCTACTCCCCTCCCGAGAAGTACTCGGCGGCCCAGGGCTTCGGCAACACGCCTGCCGAGGAGGCGCAGGGAGAGACCCTCGAGATGCGGATCGCCCAGGAGGAGCCGGAGCCGGATCCCTACCTGGAAGCGGAGGAGCGCTCGGACGCCCTGGCCGGCGACGAGGACGACGACCACGAGGTCGGCGACGACCGCGCCGGCCGGCTCGTGGCGCCCGACGAGGGCGCGCACGAGGACACCGAGGCCGGCCTGGTCGGCACCGACGTCGGCATCGACGGCGCCGCAGCGAGCGCCGAGGAGGCAGCCGTCCACGTCATCCCCGACGACGAGGTGTAG
- a CDS encoding GPGG-motif small membrane protein, translating into MFSLILWILAVILVVAGIIGLIRGEVLWGILLIIVGLLVGPGGVSLFT; encoded by the coding sequence ATGTTCTCACTCATTCTGTGGATTCTCGCGGTGATTCTGGTCGTCGCCGGAATCATCGGCCTAATCCGTGGCGAGGTCCTCTGGGGCATCTTGCTCATCATCGTCGGGCTGCTCGTCGGCCCCGGCGGAGTCAGCCTGTTCACCTGA
- a CDS encoding endonuclease/exonuclease/phosphatase family protein has translation MRRTPALIASAAVAALTAATLALPTSSANADSDRGQSSKEPVRFATFNASLNRNAAGQLVADLSTPDNQQARNVAETIQRVDPDVVLINEFDYAPEAVDLFRDNYLEIGQNGAEPIEYPYAFIAPSNTGIPSGFDLNNNGQVGGPQGTNAYGDDSFGFGWFPGQYGMVVYSKYPIDADRARTFQHFLWKDMPGALLPDDPATSAPADWYTPEEQAVFRLSSKSHWDLPIRIGKRTVHFLVSHPTPPTFDGVEDRNGLRNHDEIRFWADYVGNRRSSAYIYDDEGRYGGLKPGTPFVIAGDQNADPHDGDSVDDAILQLLDHPRIEATGPSSAGGPEASAIQGGANLTHEGDPAYDTADFADTAPGNLRVDYVLPSRHRLRTVDAGVFWPTTTDPLYRLTGRFPFPTSDHRLVWIDVR, from the coding sequence GTGCGCCGTACACCTGCTCTGATCGCTTCCGCCGCCGTCGCGGCTCTGACTGCCGCCACTCTGGCTCTGCCGACCTCGTCGGCGAACGCCGACTCCGACCGGGGTCAGAGCTCCAAGGAGCCCGTCCGGTTCGCGACGTTCAACGCCTCCCTCAACCGCAACGCCGCCGGCCAGCTGGTGGCCGACCTGTCGACTCCCGACAACCAGCAGGCCCGCAACGTCGCCGAGACGATCCAGCGGGTCGACCCCGACGTGGTGCTCATCAACGAGTTCGACTACGCGCCCGAGGCCGTCGACCTGTTCCGCGACAACTACCTCGAGATCGGGCAGAACGGCGCGGAGCCGATCGAGTACCCCTATGCGTTCATCGCGCCCTCCAACACCGGGATCCCCAGTGGCTTCGACCTCAACAACAACGGGCAGGTCGGCGGACCGCAGGGCACCAACGCGTACGGCGACGACTCGTTCGGGTTCGGCTGGTTCCCCGGTCAGTACGGCATGGTCGTCTACTCCAAGTACCCCATCGACGCGGATCGCGCGCGGACGTTCCAGCACTTCCTGTGGAAGGACATGCCGGGCGCGCTGCTCCCGGACGACCCGGCGACGTCGGCGCCCGCCGACTGGTACACACCGGAGGAGCAGGCGGTCTTCCGGTTGTCCTCGAAGTCGCACTGGGACCTGCCGATCAGGATCGGCAAGCGCACCGTCCACTTCCTGGTCTCGCACCCGACGCCGCCCACCTTCGACGGCGTCGAGGACCGCAACGGCCTCCGCAACCACGACGAGATCCGGTTCTGGGCCGACTACGTCGGCAATCGCAGGAGCTCGGCGTACATCTACGACGACGAGGGACGGTACGGCGGCCTCAAGCCCGGCACGCCGTTCGTGATCGCGGGTGACCAGAACGCCGATCCGCATGACGGCGACTCGGTCGACGACGCGATCCTCCAGTTGCTCGACCACCCGCGCATCGAGGCCACGGGGCCGTCGTCCGCCGGCGGTCCCGAGGCGAGTGCGATCCAGGGTGGGGCGAACCTGACCCACGAGGGTGATCCGGCTTACGACACCGCCGACTTCGCGGACACGGCGCCGGGCAACCTGCGCGTGGACTACGTGCTGCCGTCACGTCACCGGTTGCGGACCGTCGACGCCGGCGTGTTCTGGCCGACGACGACGGATCCGCTCTACCGGCTGACGGGGAGGTTCCCGTTCCCGACCTCCGACCACCGCCTGGTGTGGATCGACGTCAGGTGA
- a CDS encoding DUF1295 domain-containing protein — translation MGKAESMTRVTVAYLLAFGAATAWLTWGPDTGRLWLDALVADVIATVVVFAASRWHHNSSFYDPYWSVLPPYLAVYWLIASDGAGDDVRTLLVLGVVFLWAVRLTANWVTGFPGLHHEDWRYPMLRDRAGRLELPVDFFAIHLIPTFQTFLGTVPVYVAVARPGRDLGWLDGVALVVGVGAVALELVADGQMRRFVRDRRPGEAMDRGLWGWSRHPNYFGEISFWFALALFGIAASPGDWWWLLAGTAAMLAMFLGASIPMMEARSLERRPSYQDVIDRVPMLVPRPPRRRARS, via the coding sequence GTGGGCAAGGCCGAGTCGATGACGCGCGTCACCGTGGCCTACCTCCTGGCGTTCGGTGCCGCGACCGCCTGGCTGACCTGGGGGCCCGACACCGGACGGCTCTGGCTCGACGCGCTCGTCGCCGACGTCATCGCCACCGTCGTGGTCTTCGCGGCGAGCCGGTGGCACCACAACTCGAGCTTCTACGACCCCTACTGGAGCGTGCTGCCGCCGTACCTGGCGGTCTACTGGCTGATCGCGAGCGACGGCGCCGGCGACGACGTACGGACCCTGCTGGTGCTCGGCGTCGTCTTCCTGTGGGCAGTCCGGCTGACCGCCAACTGGGTGACCGGCTTCCCGGGGTTGCACCACGAGGACTGGCGCTACCCGATGCTGCGCGACCGCGCCGGCAGGCTCGAGCTGCCGGTCGACTTCTTCGCGATCCACCTGATCCCGACCTTCCAGACCTTCCTGGGCACGGTGCCGGTCTACGTCGCGGTCGCGCGGCCCGGCCGTGACCTCGGCTGGCTGGACGGCGTCGCCCTGGTCGTCGGTGTCGGGGCAGTCGCGCTCGAGCTGGTCGCCGACGGGCAGATGCGCCGGTTCGTCCGGGACCGCCGGCCGGGCGAGGCGATGGACCGCGGGCTGTGGGGCTGGTCCCGGCACCCCAACTACTTCGGCGAGATCAGCTTCTGGTTCGCGCTCGCGCTGTTCGGGATCGCCGCGTCGCCGGGCGACTGGTGGTGGCTCCTCGCCGGTACGGCGGCGATGCTCGCGATGTTCCTCGGCGCCAGCATCCCCATGATGGAGGCGCGCAGCCTGGAGCGGCGCCCGTCGTACCAGGACGTCATCGACCGGGTGCCGATGCTGGTACCCCGGCCGCCACGTCGCCGAGCGCGTTCGTGA
- a CDS encoding LysR family transcriptional regulator, producing MLGSHVPELRALELLVVVSHTGSLSAAAAELGITQQAASSRVRTMESLIGAPLLDRSRRGSALTPTGELLVQWSTGVLEAAEQLDAGIAALRADRRGRLSVAASLTIAEHLLPGWLVALRARQAQLGRTPTEVTMTATNSQRVAALVTAGEVDLGFVEGPDAPEDLRHRLVGTDTLVVVVGPGHAWAARSSRRVTATTLAATPLVVREPGSGTRTVLERALEGLPTAPPALELSSTAAVRSAVAAGAGPAALGAHAIKDDLTTGRLVRINVAGLDLTRRLHAVWRGGAHPPEGPARDLVTWAAGQASARTSKN from the coding sequence GTGTTGGGATCCCACGTGCCGGAGCTGCGCGCGCTCGAGCTGCTCGTCGTCGTGTCCCACACCGGGAGCCTGAGCGCGGCCGCCGCCGAGCTCGGCATCACCCAGCAGGCCGCTTCGTCGCGCGTGCGCACCATGGAGTCGCTGATCGGCGCGCCGCTGCTGGACCGGTCGCGGCGCGGGTCGGCACTGACTCCGACCGGTGAGCTGCTCGTGCAGTGGTCGACCGGGGTCCTCGAGGCGGCCGAGCAGCTCGACGCCGGGATCGCCGCGCTACGGGCCGATCGGCGTGGCCGGCTCAGCGTCGCCGCGAGCCTCACGATCGCGGAGCACCTCCTCCCCGGCTGGCTGGTGGCCCTTCGCGCCCGGCAGGCGCAGCTCGGGCGGACGCCGACCGAGGTCACCATGACGGCGACCAACAGCCAGCGGGTGGCCGCACTCGTGACAGCCGGTGAGGTCGACCTGGGGTTCGTCGAGGGACCCGACGCACCCGAGGACCTGCGCCACCGGCTGGTCGGGACCGACACCCTCGTCGTGGTCGTCGGGCCGGGGCACGCGTGGGCCGCACGGTCCAGCCGCCGGGTCACCGCCACGACGCTGGCCGCGACACCGCTCGTCGTACGAGAGCCCGGCTCCGGCACCCGCACCGTCCTCGAGCGGGCGCTCGAAGGGCTGCCGACAGCACCGCCCGCCCTCGAGCTGTCGAGCACCGCGGCCGTCCGGTCCGCGGTCGCGGCCGGCGCCGGTCCCGCCGCCCTCGGAGCGCACGCGATCAAGGACGACCTCACGACCGGCCGGCTGGTCCGGATCAACGTCGCCGGCCTCGACCTCACCCGTCGCCTCCACGCGGTGTGGCGGGGCGGCGCCCACCCGCCAGAAGGTCCGGCGCGCGACCTGGTCACGTGGGCGGCCGGTCAGGCGAGCGCGAGAACGTCGAAAAACTAG